The following are encoded together in the Desulfococcus multivorans genome:
- a CDS encoding ATP-dependent RecD-like DNA helicase — MLVELQGQIERITYSNEENGFTIARLKVRGRQDLVTVVGNLAAPMPGGVLKMTGEWIQHPKYGEQFKIAAYHITVPATTYGIKKYLGSGLIKGVGPVIAERIVDTFGEKSLDIIEENIEDLARVEGIGKKRIAMIRKAWEDQKEIRQVMLFLQSHGVSAAYAAKIFKFYGDRSIPVVRENPYRLAMDIFGIGFITADSIALNLGFTKDSPVRAEAGIVYVLNRLADEGHVYYPYAPLIEKCREVLSVSREILVDALARLEADKQIRIEALNELPIACETDNQAVYLSKFHVCETGIANRLRILLAVPKSLPAIDPDKALSWVQKRLAIRLAEAQERAVRCAVDSKVMVITGGPGTGKTTIVNAILKIFTAAGARMLTGAPTGRAAKRMAETTGYPAKTLHRLLKFSPARGEFEMNFENPLDCDVLIVDEASMIDTVLMHHLLKAVPATATLILVGDVNQLPSVGPGNVLGDIIASGTVPVIVLEEIFRQARESDIVVGAHRINRGELPRFNPTAPGTDFYFIRKEAPEAVLDIILKLVTERIPRRFGFDPVDDIQVLTPMHRGLVGAGNLNIALQEALNPGEAGVLRGQRIYKAGDKVMQIRNNYDKEIFNGDIGRIVRITPEDQTLVIAFDGREVVYDYADLDEIVLAYAISVHKSQGSEYPVVVMPVLVQHYMLLQRNLIYTGVTRGRNLVILVGTKKALAMGIRNDKTRRRHTRLRHRLG, encoded by the coding sequence ATGTTGGTCGAACTCCAGGGACAGATCGAGCGAATCACCTACAGCAACGAAGAAAACGGCTTCACCATCGCCCGGCTCAAGGTTCGGGGGCGGCAGGACCTGGTGACGGTGGTGGGGAACCTGGCGGCACCCATGCCGGGCGGCGTTCTCAAGATGACGGGGGAATGGATTCAGCACCCGAAATACGGAGAGCAGTTCAAGATTGCCGCTTATCACATCACGGTCCCGGCCACGACCTACGGCATCAAAAAGTACCTGGGCTCGGGCCTCATCAAGGGGGTCGGCCCCGTCATTGCCGAAAGAATCGTCGACACCTTCGGGGAAAAGTCCCTCGACATCATCGAGGAGAACATCGAGGACCTGGCCAGGGTGGAGGGCATCGGCAAAAAGCGTATCGCCATGATCCGAAAGGCCTGGGAAGACCAGAAAGAGATCCGACAGGTGATGCTCTTTCTCCAGTCCCACGGGGTCAGCGCCGCCTATGCCGCCAAGATCTTCAAGTTCTACGGGGATCGATCGATTCCGGTGGTTCGGGAAAACCCCTATCGCCTGGCCATGGACATCTTCGGCATCGGATTCATCACCGCCGACAGCATCGCATTGAACCTGGGTTTCACCAAGGATTCCCCGGTGCGGGCCGAGGCCGGGATCGTCTATGTCCTGAACCGCCTGGCCGATGAAGGCCATGTCTACTATCCATACGCACCCCTGATCGAAAAATGCCGGGAGGTGCTATCGGTGAGCCGCGAGATCCTCGTCGATGCCCTGGCCCGCCTCGAAGCCGACAAACAGATCCGCATCGAGGCGCTCAACGAGCTCCCCATCGCCTGCGAAACCGACAACCAGGCCGTCTATCTTTCAAAATTTCACGTCTGTGAAACGGGCATCGCCAACCGCCTCAGGATCCTTCTGGCCGTGCCCAAATCCCTTCCGGCCATCGATCCGGACAAGGCGCTGTCCTGGGTGCAGAAACGACTTGCCATCCGCCTGGCCGAGGCCCAGGAGCGCGCGGTCCGCTGTGCCGTCGACAGCAAGGTCATGGTCATCACCGGCGGGCCCGGCACCGGCAAGACCACCATCGTGAATGCCATTCTCAAGATCTTCACCGCCGCAGGCGCCCGGATGCTCACGGGTGCACCCACCGGCCGGGCGGCCAAGCGGATGGCGGAAACCACCGGATATCCGGCCAAGACGCTTCACCGGCTTCTCAAGTTCAGTCCCGCCAGAGGCGAATTCGAGATGAACTTCGAAAACCCCCTGGACTGCGACGTCCTGATCGTGGACGAGGCCTCCATGATCGACACCGTCCTCATGCACCACCTCCTCAAGGCCGTTCCGGCAACGGCCACATTGATCCTGGTGGGCGACGTCAACCAGTTGCCTTCGGTGGGCCCCGGAAACGTGCTGGGGGACATCATCGCCTCCGGTACGGTCCCGGTGATCGTTCTCGAGGAGATCTTCCGCCAGGCCAGGGAAAGCGACATCGTCGTGGGCGCCCATCGGATCAACCGGGGCGAACTGCCCCGTTTCAATCCCACCGCCCCTGGAACGGACTTTTATTTCATCCGGAAAGAGGCCCCGGAGGCGGTGCTGGACATTATCCTGAAACTGGTCACGGAGCGAATCCCCCGCCGGTTCGGCTTCGACCCCGTGGACGACATCCAGGTGCTGACCCCGATGCACCGGGGCCTCGTGGGCGCAGGCAATCTCAACATCGCGCTTCAGGAGGCCCTCAACCCCGGAGAAGCGGGGGTGCTGCGGGGTCAGCGAATCTACAAGGCGGGGGACAAGGTGATGCAGATCCGGAACAACTACGACAAGGAGATCTTCAACGGAGACATCGGCCGGATCGTCCGCATCACGCCCGAGGATCAGACGCTCGTCATCGCTTTCGACGGCCGGGAGGTCGTCTACGACTACGCCGACCTGGACGAGATCGTCCTGGCCTACGCCATATCCGTCCACAAGTCCCAGGGGTCCGAGTATCCCGTTGTGGTGATGCCGGTGCTGGTCCAGCACTACATGCTGCTGCAGCGGAACCTCATCTACACCGGGGTGACCCGGGGCCGCAACCTGGTGATCCTGGTGGGAACGAAAAAGGCTCTGGCCATGGGAATTCGGAACGACAAGACCCGGCGGCGTCACACCCGGTTGCGGCACCGCCTGGGCTGA
- a CDS encoding Lrp/AsnC family transcriptional regulator: MSTPNFSQLEKQVIAATQGDIPITERPYLAIAERLGVTEKDVIETLDALTRRGVIRRFGATLKHQRSGFRANAMVAWRVDEARIDAVGTKMAAFRAVSHCYRRDPTREWPYNLYTMVHASDEAACREIAGEMAAATGETEYALLFSRKELKKISMQYFPDLLSTSPED, translated from the coding sequence ATGTCGACGCCGAATTTCAGCCAACTCGAAAAACAGGTCATCGCCGCGACGCAGGGGGATATACCGATTACGGAGCGGCCCTATCTCGCCATCGCCGAACGGCTGGGGGTGACGGAAAAGGATGTGATCGAGACACTTGACGCCCTTACCCGCCGAGGCGTCATCCGCCGGTTTGGCGCCACCCTCAAGCACCAGAGATCGGGGTTCCGGGCCAATGCCATGGTCGCATGGCGTGTGGACGAGGCCCGAATCGACGCGGTGGGGACGAAAATGGCGGCCTTCAGGGCCGTAAGCCACTGCTATCGAAGGGATCCAACGCGAGAGTGGCCCTACAACCTCTACACGATGGTCCATGCGTCGGACGAGGCGGCCTGCCGGGAGATCGCCGGTGAAATGGCCGCGGCCACCGGCGAAACGGAGTACGCTCTGCTCTTCAGCCGCAAGGAGTTGAAGAAGATCTCCATGCAGTACTTTCCGGACCTCCTGTCAACGTCGCCGGAGGACTGA
- a CDS encoding B12-binding domain-containing radical SAM protein produces MNAKPPQILLVNPWIHDFAAYDFWAKPLGLLILAALLREHGMGISYIDCLDRFHPEAPLQDPSARHGRGPYHKRRIPKPPGFYDIPRHFSRYGIEPPWLDADLEAVPPPDLILVTSLMTYWYPGVRETIGRLRRRFPGVPVLLGGVYATLCRDHAAAHAGADRVAAGDGPESLFRWIEVLTGFRPQWRFDPGDLDAYPYPAFDLQRTIGYIPLLTSRGCPFACAYCASRYLEPRRRTRRPERVVDEIRFWHDRHGVTEFVFYDDALLIHPERHIVPILEGVIATRRPVRFHTPNAVHIREIDGSLADLMLRAGFETLRLGLETTAFDRRSALDRKVDERQFREAAVCLLRAGFDKDRLGAYLLAGLPGQPISDVERAVLTVKASGITPVIAHYTPIPHTDLWPAAVAASRYDIEADPVYTNNAVFPCMPEGFAWEILTRLKNLVQEG; encoded by the coding sequence GTGAACGCAAAGCCCCCCCAGATTCTCCTCGTCAACCCCTGGATCCACGACTTCGCCGCCTACGACTTCTGGGCAAAGCCCCTGGGACTGCTCATCCTTGCCGCCCTTCTGCGGGAGCACGGCATGGGGATCTCCTACATCGATTGCCTGGATCGGTTTCATCCCGAGGCCCCGCTCCAGGATCCCTCAGCCCGTCACGGCCGGGGACCCTATCACAAACGCCGGATTCCCAAGCCGCCGGGGTTTTACGACATTCCCCGACATTTCAGCCGCTACGGCATCGAGCCCCCATGGCTTGACGCGGATCTGGAGGCCGTTCCGCCGCCGGATCTGATTCTGGTCACCTCCCTGATGACCTACTGGTACCCGGGAGTCCGGGAGACGATCGGGCGGCTTCGCCGTCGGTTTCCCGGGGTTCCGGTGCTTCTGGGGGGCGTTTACGCCACCCTGTGCAGGGATCACGCAGCAGCGCATGCCGGGGCGGACCGGGTCGCGGCCGGAGACGGCCCGGAAAGCCTGTTCCGCTGGATCGAAGTCCTTACGGGATTTCGACCCCAATGGCGGTTCGATCCCGGAGATCTCGACGCCTACCCCTATCCCGCTTTCGACCTGCAACGAACCATCGGCTACATCCCCTTGCTCACCTCCCGGGGATGCCCGTTTGCCTGCGCCTACTGCGCCTCCCGATATCTGGAACCGCGACGCCGGACACGGCGACCGGAGCGCGTGGTCGACGAGATCCGCTTCTGGCATGATCGTCACGGTGTAACGGAGTTCGTCTTCTACGACGACGCCCTGCTTATCCATCCCGAGCGGCACATCGTCCCCATTCTGGAAGGGGTGATCGCAACCCGGCGTCCCGTCCGGTTTCATACGCCCAACGCCGTTCACATCCGGGAGATCGACGGATCCCTGGCAGATCTGATGCTCCGGGCGGGGTTCGAGACCCTCCGGCTGGGGCTTGAGACCACGGCCTTTGATCGCCGTTCGGCCCTGGACCGGAAGGTCGATGAACGCCAGTTCCGGGAGGCCGCGGTCTGTCTCCTGCGCGCGGGCTTCGATAAAGACCGTCTGGGCGCCTATCTTCTGGCCGGGCTCCCCGGGCAGCCGATTTCAGATGTCGAACGTGCCGTCCTTACGGTCAAGGCAAGCGGCATCACACCGGTGATCGCCCACTACACACCCATTCCCCATACGGACCTCTGGCCGGCGGCCGTGGCGGCGTCCCGCTACGATATCGAGGCGGACCCCGTCTATACCAACAACGCCGTCTTCCCCTGCATGCCCGAGGGGTTTGCCTGGGAGATCCTGACCCGTCTCAAAAATCTGGTTCAGGAGGGTTGA
- a CDS encoding multiheme c-type cytochrome yields MDIARRRPSPAVMPKDKNLKGEGKTMMRSTVIRLIIAFILLPPSIGLSARAPVSEATEACLGCHSSLHPGIVEEWQKSRHARVAPRDALREKPIARRISATDIPDRLKYVSVGCAECHTLRVEHHADAFIHNEVEIHVVVSPRDCAVCHVTEADEYAENIMAHARGNLVDNPVFQDLQLSIIGTPVMSDAGIRYEPADADTRAEACEYCHGTRLVHKGMETRNTDMGEMEFPRIDGWPNQGVGRINLDGSLGSCAACHTRHAFSIEAARKPYTCGECHVGPDVPAYKVYTASKHGNIFSAAGADWDFAAVPWTIGKDFTAPTCGACHMSLLVNTDGQTVVQRTHAMSDRLAWRIFGLPFSHPHPRRPETSIIRNRDGLPLPTDFDGTPASEFLIAPLEQETRNRTLQAVCLGCHGKAWVDGHWKRFENTLETTDRDILTATRLMEEIWARGYAQGLAQQASPFDEAIERTWCDSWLFYANTVRFASAMAGGGDFGVFADGRYQLSRRIRELADELALRKRLFPPPEPITRNGAPRRAADPGGRIALRR; encoded by the coding sequence ATGGACATCGCCCGGCGCCGTCCGTCGCCGGCGGTGATGCCCAAGGATAAAAACCTGAAGGGAGAGGGGAAGACCATGATGAGAAGCACCGTAATCCGGCTCATTATCGCATTCATTCTCTTGCCGCCTTCGATCGGGCTCTCGGCCCGGGCGCCGGTGAGCGAGGCCACCGAGGCGTGCCTGGGATGCCATTCGTCCCTCCACCCGGGCATCGTGGAGGAGTGGCAGAAAAGTCGCCACGCCCGGGTCGCTCCCCGGGACGCCCTGAGGGAAAAGCCCATCGCTCGCAGGATTTCCGCCACCGACATCCCAGATCGCCTGAAATACGTTTCCGTGGGATGCGCCGAATGCCATACCCTGCGCGTCGAGCATCACGCCGACGCCTTCATCCACAACGAGGTGGAGATCCACGTCGTTGTGAGTCCCCGGGACTGTGCCGTCTGCCACGTCACCGAAGCCGACGAATACGCCGAAAACATCATGGCGCATGCCCGGGGAAACCTCGTGGACAACCCCGTGTTCCAGGATCTCCAGCTGAGCATCATCGGCACTCCCGTTATGAGCGACGCCGGCATCCGGTACGAGCCCGCCGATGCGGACACCCGGGCCGAAGCCTGCGAGTATTGCCACGGTACCCGCCTCGTCCACAAAGGGATGGAGACCCGAAACACCGACATGGGAGAGATGGAATTTCCGAGAATCGACGGGTGGCCCAACCAAGGCGTGGGCCGCATCAATCTCGACGGCAGCCTGGGCTCCTGCGCCGCCTGCCACACCCGCCACGCCTTTTCCATCGAAGCGGCCCGAAAACCGTACACCTGCGGGGAATGCCATGTCGGCCCCGATGTTCCGGCCTATAAGGTCTACACCGCCAGCAAGCACGGCAACATTTTTTCCGCCGCAGGCGCCGATTGGGATTTCGCCGCCGTTCCCTGGACCATCGGCAAGGACTTCACGGCACCCACGTGCGGGGCCTGCCACATGAGCCTTCTGGTCAACACCGACGGTCAAACCGTCGTGCAAAGAACCCACGCCATGAGCGATCGCCTTGCCTGGCGGATCTTCGGCCTGCCCTTCAGCCACCCCCACCCGCGACGGCCGGAAACCAGCATTATCCGAAACCGGGACGGTCTCCCCCTGCCGACGGATTTCGACGGGACCCCGGCTTCGGAATTCCTGATCGCCCCCCTCGAGCAGGAAACCCGTAACCGTACCCTCCAGGCGGTCTGTCTGGGGTGCCACGGCAAGGCCTGGGTGGACGGTCACTGGAAACGCTTCGAGAATACCCTCGAAACGACCGACCGCGACATCCTGACGGCCACCCGCCTCATGGAAGAGATCTGGGCGCGGGGATATGCCCAGGGTCTCGCGCAGCAGGCCAGCCCCTTTGACGAGGCGATCGAACGGACCTGGTGCGACAGCTGGCTCTTCTACGCCAACACCGTTCGATTTGCCTCGGCCATGGCCGGCGGCGGGGATTTCGGGGTTTTCGCCGACGGTCGATATCAGCTCTCCCGCCGCATCCGTGAACTTGCGGACGAGCTGGCGCTGCGGAAGCGGCTGTTCCCGCCGCCCGAACCCATCACCCGGAACGGCGCGCCGCGGCGCGCCGCGGACCCTGGCGGGAGAATCGCCCTTCGACGATAA
- a CDS encoding translocation/assembly module TamB domain-containing protein, giving the protein MEQDSKMGRWVRTALIAVVTVSGLLMLVLVGGVSYLKTPQAQKRLQQHVDRILPGAVRWGNLDFSLLAGRVDIRDLLVEGPEQERLAGLDHLRIDVSWRALLKGVIAVKAVRVEAPWADLAVDARGRLNLMGAFPEPEPRASEPAETPGQSAVEVVVDRFRLTNGVFSYKDPEAPLAVSLEGVSMQIDALSSSTPTGRLRIGILGGDIESPAFTGPIDQFEAAADLNADRLSSVILALSAGKTHIRLAGAVDRLGDDPVLDLTLDADLALAEIRDVLNLDPELSGSAAMHLSAKGPLSDPDATVKLDYGGGLLGGFPVDRIDLHLSLADRHLHIAPLSIISRLGTLSVQGDADLAAAFPRGFLSADRALFAVGLKGDLALQAPDLAALLSPAGIEGVAGGLSANLSMGGSPDRPTATLAVSGKRLVAPGAVLGDVLLEADLDQSGTVAISTLTLKNRGSRATVRGSITLLENRPGDVPKVRPGLPVDLALALENVAPGDFLEIGDIKGRFAGTVKADGPARSPDLRADISGEGLAVGSNRIGDVDARITMTEGRVGLSPVAVVNGESRLTLTGTVGVMTPGTGAFSDDPTLDIRLSGDPVRLEDFVHGMTGTFSLAGEIGGSVARPRGTITVDGGRLELGDQPLDGVTMNARMDGGTIRLDRFRVAVTPEEFLDGQGIIDLDRSTYEMRVTSTGISLGSIPAAGGPDRLAGTVSLDLFGKGSFADPRAEGRVAMTDIRINRKPMADFRIQLALADRTARIWGRPGFDLNGRYHLDRKTFSAVLGFDRTDLAPYFRIAGLDDLTGRIDGTLTAEGKSDAWETIRVAADLRDLSLVSGGRPLLAGRRIEARFEEGRYTLPATEIRLLEDGRITLKGAGDLAGRLALSADGRIPLAVIRPFLDAESDPQGVILLAAEMSGTLEKPELQGRLTLDRLGMNLPGLDQRLHDVTGRVVLSSGALSLENVTGRIDDGSFGLDGRVDLEAFAPVRVDLQASARRLPIEIPDTLSLLLDSRLNLSGTPEKSMLSGEIVLLEGRYTRDVELNLLQGMTTKTRETAPEPDAGETPFLSDMALDIVVKRREPFVVENNVADMRLSPDLRVLGTAQRPVISGRAAVDEGVVTYQKRAFEIRRGVVDFLNPYRTEPTIDIEGEVEVRDWIVTLKIGGTPDNLRFELTSNPAEEHGDIISLLVFGKTLKEMRRDDGGSGFSARGMLGEILSDTLSSGVRDATGLDIVEVELSEAGNGGDAEDIRVTLGKELSRRITVKYGADIKNGVTVQKVISEYRILEELMVSAFQDTAGNFGGALTFRMEFR; this is encoded by the coding sequence ATGGAGCAGGATTCCAAGATGGGTAGATGGGTTCGAACCGCCCTTATCGCCGTGGTTACGGTTTCAGGGCTGCTGATGCTGGTGCTGGTGGGCGGCGTTTCATATCTCAAGACCCCCCAGGCCCAGAAGCGCCTTCAACAACATGTCGACCGGATTCTTCCGGGGGCCGTGAGGTGGGGAAACCTCGATTTTTCATTGCTGGCCGGCCGTGTCGACATCCGTGATCTGTTGGTGGAAGGCCCCGAACAGGAGCGGCTGGCCGGACTCGATCATCTCCGTATCGACGTCTCCTGGAGGGCGTTGCTGAAGGGCGTGATTGCCGTGAAGGCGGTGCGCGTCGAGGCGCCCTGGGCAGACCTCGCGGTGGATGCCAGGGGCCGGCTCAACCTCATGGGGGCCTTCCCCGAACCGGAGCCCCGGGCGTCGGAACCGGCCGAGACACCCGGTCAGTCCGCCGTCGAGGTGGTCGTCGACCGTTTTCGTCTGACCAACGGCGTGTTTTCATACAAGGATCCCGAAGCGCCTCTGGCCGTTTCGCTGGAAGGTGTTTCCATGCAGATTGACGCCCTGTCGTCGTCGACTCCGACAGGACGCCTTCGGATCGGCATCCTCGGCGGCGATATCGAAAGTCCGGCTTTCACCGGCCCCATCGATCAATTCGAGGCTGCGGCAGACCTGAACGCCGACCGGCTTTCATCCGTTATATTGGCGCTTTCGGCCGGCAAGACCCATATCCGACTCGCCGGAGCCGTGGATCGACTGGGCGACGATCCGGTTCTCGATCTCACGCTCGATGCGGATCTGGCCCTTGCCGAGATCCGGGACGTGCTTAACCTCGATCCCGAACTGAGCGGCAGCGCGGCGATGCACCTCTCGGCAAAGGGGCCCCTCAGCGATCCCGACGCCACAGTGAAGCTTGATTATGGCGGCGGTCTTCTGGGCGGCTTTCCCGTGGATCGGATCGATCTGCACCTTTCCCTGGCGGACAGGCATCTCCATATCGCCCCCCTGTCGATCATCTCCCGTCTCGGAACCCTGTCCGTCCAGGGGGACGCCGATCTGGCGGCCGCTTTTCCCCGGGGATTCCTGTCGGCGGATCGGGCACTTTTCGCCGTGGGTCTGAAGGGCGATCTCGCCCTTCAGGCGCCTGATCTGGCGGCGCTCCTGTCTCCGGCGGGCATCGAGGGCGTCGCCGGGGGGCTGTCGGCGAATCTTTCCATGGGCGGCAGCCCGGACCGCCCCACGGCGACGCTCGCTGTCTCCGGAAAACGGCTCGTCGCGCCGGGGGCCGTCCTGGGAGATGTTCTTCTCGAGGCCGACCTGGACCAAAGCGGCACCGTCGCGATTTCGACCCTGACGTTGAAGAACAGGGGGTCCCGGGCGACCGTCCGAGGCAGCATCACCCTCCTGGAGAACCGTCCGGGCGACGTCCCCAAGGTCCGTCCGGGTTTGCCGGTGGATCTCGCCCTCGCTCTCGAAAACGTCGCGCCGGGAGACTTTCTTGAAATCGGAGATATCAAAGGCCGGTTCGCCGGCACCGTCAAGGCCGATGGCCCGGCGCGTTCTCCGGACCTGCGGGCGGACATTTCGGGTGAAGGGCTTGCCGTGGGATCCAACCGCATCGGTGACGTGGATGCCCGGATCACGATGACCGAGGGACGGGTTGGACTGTCGCCCGTTGCGGTGGTGAACGGAGAATCCCGCCTGACCCTGACCGGCACTGTCGGGGTCATGACGCCCGGGACCGGGGCCTTTTCGGATGACCCGACCCTCGACATCCGACTTTCAGGCGACCCCGTTCGTCTGGAGGATTTTGTCCACGGCATGACCGGCACATTTTCTCTCGCGGGTGAGATCGGGGGGAGCGTCGCCCGGCCCCGGGGGACGATCACCGTGGACGGGGGACGGCTGGAACTTGGCGACCAGCCCCTGGACGGCGTGACGATGAACGCCCGGATGGACGGGGGGACCATCCGGCTCGACCGGTTTCGGGTGGCCGTGACCCCGGAAGAGTTCCTCGACGGACAGGGCATCATCGATCTCGACCGGTCCACCTACGAGATGCGCGTGACGTCGACGGGGATTTCCCTGGGCAGCATCCCTGCGGCAGGCGGCCCCGACCGCCTCGCCGGTACGGTCTCCCTCGATCTTTTCGGCAAGGGGTCCTTCGCGGATCCGCGGGCCGAGGGGCGCGTGGCCATGACGGATATCCGGATCAACCGGAAGCCGATGGCGGATTTTCGCATCCAACTGGCTCTCGCGGATCGCACGGCACGCATCTGGGGACGGCCGGGGTTTGACCTGAACGGCCGGTATCATCTGGACCGGAAGACGTTTTCCGCGGTCCTGGGCTTTGACCGAACCGACCTGGCGCCCTATTTCCGGATCGCGGGGCTGGACGACCTGACGGGACGCATCGACGGCACCCTCACGGCCGAGGGGAAAAGCGACGCTTGGGAGACGATCCGGGTCGCGGCAGACCTGCGCGACCTGAGCCTGGTGAGCGGGGGGCGGCCGTTGCTGGCCGGCCGGCGGATCGAAGCCCGTTTCGAGGAAGGGCGTTACACGCTGCCGGCTACGGAGATTCGCCTGCTGGAGGACGGCCGCATCACCCTGAAGGGCGCCGGGGACCTGGCCGGAAGGCTGGCGCTGAGCGCCGACGGCCGTATTCCCCTGGCGGTGATCCGACCTTTCCTGGATGCGGAAAGCGATCCCCAGGGGGTGATTCTCCTGGCGGCCGAAATGTCGGGAACCCTCGAAAAACCGGAACTTCAGGGCCGCCTCACCCTGGATCGTCTCGGAATGAACCTCCCGGGGCTGGATCAGCGCCTCCATGACGTGACGGGCCGGGTTGTCCTGTCGTCCGGAGCACTGTCGCTGGAAAATGTGACGGGCCGTATCGACGACGGAAGCTTTGGCCTGGACGGGCGTGTCGACCTCGAGGCATTTGCGCCGGTAAGGGTGGATCTCCAGGCCTCGGCCCGGAGACTCCCCATCGAGATTCCCGACACCTTGAGCCTGCTTTTGGACAGCCGGTTGAACCTGAGTGGAACCCCTGAAAAATCCATGCTTTCGGGAGAGATCGTTCTTCTGGAAGGGCGCTACACCAGGGATGTCGAACTCAACCTCCTTCAGGGCATGACGACGAAGACCCGTGAGACGGCCCCTGAACCGGACGCGGGGGAGACCCCGTTCCTGAGCGATATGGCCCTCGATATCGTCGTCAAACGCCGGGAACCTTTCGTGGTGGAGAACAATGTGGCGGACATGCGCCTCAGTCCGGATCTCCGTGTGCTGGGCACGGCCCAGCGTCCGGTGATCAGCGGTCGGGCCGCGGTGGACGAAGGGGTGGTCACCTATCAGAAGCGGGCTTTCGAGATACGGAGAGGGGTTGTCGACTTCCTCAATCCTTACCGGACGGAACCCACAATCGATATCGAGGGAGAGGTCGAGGTGCGGGACTGGATCGTTACGCTCAAGATCGGCGGGACGCCGGATAATCTGAGATTCGAGCTGACATCGAATCCCGCGGAAGAGCACGGGGACATCATCTCTCTTCTGGTGTTCGGAAAGACCCTGAAGGAGATGCGTCGGGATGACGGCGGTTCGGGCTTCTCCGCCCGTGGGATGCTGGGGGAGATTCTCTCGGATACCCTATCGTCGGGTGTCAGAGACGCCACCGGCCTGGACATCGTCGAGGTGGAATTGAGCGAGGCCGGAAACGGCGGTGACGCAGAGGACATCAGGGTAACCCTGGGCAAGGAACTTTCCCGACGGATTACAGTGAAATACGGCGCCGACATCAAAAATGGCGTGACCGTCCAGAAGGTGATTTCGGAATACAGGATTCTGGAGGAGCTGATGGTGAGCGCTTTTCAGGATACGGCGGGCAATTTCGGCGGCGCCCTGACCTTCCGGATGGAATTCCGGTAA